Proteins encoded together in one Candidatus Eremiobacterota bacterium window:
- a CDS encoding ankyrin repeat domain-containing protein, which translates to MGPAVRRAILLSLLFLLFLSGAAFAERLTLEQCLEMARDMNLNLKRGESDLKITSLYETKARYNFYPSINSSAKFNTKTYSTSRTLNIHEYYFELIQPIYHFGEFTYKLDISKAIRIASLLQLMETNIQVERDVIVTYLTILKLKKLKAHIQNMISKARHQYEVVSALVRIGLKEPKSEERWRVLIDGYQDDLVKNENSLADAYTGLRKLLQYKNINEELQVVPVEVSEEFEYDYRQLQEIEKATGVVGIEKALYGYAKVFCPAIRKRVYDIKAAESSVAYERAVTMPKLDLAPRYQREEDTPYTFWTLGVRASFNFLDLPGWENVAIRQEELNRTRIDYDLFVRDRFSEIRTTFFNYLASVRKHPITIRQVDEATKYLINMHNTYANGKISDVELIDAFNSYYNSNTTRIQVLYDFFTSRAQLYSLIGHSTALQTPTVEEFMKKKDIEKYYSEKDIFYDYFYMKDMRAALDSGDIKKVEELRDKYRGIIGQKAFLQWRILHFAAFVGNKEILEKRIAQGKDVNVVALNGLTPLHLAAMQGHTEIVETLLKHGANPNFKAEMEEFTPLMAASERGFTEICDLLLKGGARVNERSKQGRTALHNAAEAGFLPVVKLLVETGADVTIKSDSGKTAAEMARFEGYNNVADYLESVTPGKGK; encoded by the coding sequence ATGGGTCCTGCCGTGCGTCGTGCCATACTTTTATCACTCCTGTTTCTCCTTTTCCTCTCCGGGGCAGCCTTTGCAGAAAGGCTCACCCTTGAGCAGTGCCTCGAGATGGCCCGGGACATGAACCTGAACCTCAAGCGGGGAGAATCGGATTTGAAAATCACCTCCCTCTATGAGACAAAAGCCCGCTACAACTTCTATCCCTCCATAAATTCCTCGGCGAAGTTCAACACCAAAACCTACAGTACGAGCCGCACCCTCAACATTCATGAATACTATTTCGAGCTTATCCAGCCCATTTACCATTTCGGCGAGTTCACCTACAAACTCGATATAAGCAAGGCAATCCGCATCGCCTCGCTCCTTCAGCTCATGGAAACCAATATACAGGTGGAAAGGGATGTGATAGTCACCTATCTCACCATTCTGAAGCTGAAGAAGCTGAAAGCCCACATTCAGAACATGATCAGCAAGGCCAGGCACCAGTATGAGGTGGTGAGCGCCCTGGTAAGGATAGGCCTCAAGGAGCCCAAAAGCGAGGAGCGCTGGAGAGTCCTCATAGACGGCTACCAGGATGACCTGGTGAAAAATGAAAACAGCCTTGCCGATGCCTACACGGGATTAAGAAAGCTGCTGCAGTATAAGAACATCAACGAAGAGCTCCAGGTGGTGCCCGTGGAAGTCTCCGAGGAGTTCGAGTACGACTACCGGCAGCTCCAGGAGATAGAGAAGGCCACGGGAGTTGTGGGCATTGAAAAAGCCCTCTACGGCTATGCGAAGGTCTTCTGCCCCGCCATCAGGAAAAGAGTATACGATATAAAGGCTGCCGAAAGCTCCGTTGCCTATGAGAGAGCCGTCACCATGCCCAAGCTCGACCTTGCGCCCCGCTACCAGCGCGAGGAAGACACGCCTTACACCTTCTGGACGCTCGGCGTAAGGGCTTCTTTCAATTTCCTCGATCTGCCCGGGTGGGAAAATGTTGCCATCAGGCAGGAAGAGCTCAACAGGACCAGGATTGACTATGATCTCTTCGTGAGGGACCGGTTCTCAGAGATACGTACCACTTTCTTCAACTACCTTGCCTCGGTGCGCAAGCACCCCATCACCATTCGCCAGGTCGATGAGGCAACAAAGTATCTCATAAATATGCATAACACCTATGCCAATGGAAAAATATCCGATGTGGAGCTGATAGACGCCTTCAATTCATACTACAACAGCAACACGACGAGAATACAGGTCCTCTACGATTTCTTTACCTCTCGCGCGCAGCTTTACAGCCTCATCGGTCACTCCACGGCACTGCAGACCCCCACGGTAGAAGAGTTCATGAAGAAAAAGGATATAGAAAAGTACTACTCTGAAAAGGATATCTTCTATGACTACTTTTACATGAAAGATATGAGGGCGGCGCTGGACAGCGGTGACATAAAGAAAGTGGAGGAGCTTCGCGACAAATACCGCGGAATCATAGGGCAGAAGGCATTTCTCCAATGGAGAATTCTGCATTTTGCCGCCTTTGTCGGCAACAAGGAGATACTGGAAAAAAGGATCGCCCAGGGAAAAGACGTGAACGTAGTGGCACTGAATGGCCTCACCCCCCTGCACCTGGCAGCAATGCAAGGACACACGGAAATTGTAGAGACTCTTCTCAAGCATGGCGCCAACCCCAACTTCAAGGCGGAGATGGAGGAATTCACTCCCCTCATGGCAGCCTCAGAGAGAGGCTTCACTGAGATCTGCGATCTGCTCCTGAAAGGAGGAGCCAGGGTGAACGAGCGCTCAAAGCAGGGAAGAACTGCCCTCCACAACGCGGCGGAAGCAGGCTTTCTCCCGGTGGTGAAGCTTCTGGTGGAGACCGGCGCCGATGTGACCATAAAGTCTGATTCCGGGAAAACAGCTGCTGAAATGGCACGCTTTGAAGGATACAACAACGTGGCGGACTACCTTGAATCGGTGACGCCCGGGAAGGGGAAATAG
- the hydA gene encoding dihydropyrimidinase, producing the protein MGDFVLKGGTVVTAGSLFSADVAVKGEKVAALGDIPGEENVLDVRGKLVLPGALDAHVHFHLPIGGGTYSADDFATGGRSAALGGVTTVFDFVHAGPGEEPLAALQARMAEARECPVDYGLFYCISEHTPSMETAVPELIRTGIASFKIYTTYRPAGIYLDDGGCARLLRLCAEHGGMASIHAENDTMIEAAIEEASENNELSPPWHGKTRPPFTEGEAIRRMAYLAKKTGAIIHIMHVSSGEGLGEVIRAQQEGIALTAETCPHYLLFDESKLEGPDGCLYTMTPPLRTPRDQSLLWEGLVNDHLQFVTTDHCPFTRAQKECSKDDFRKIPKGVGGVGTLVPLMYSEGTAMGRISIVKMVELLSENPARRYGLWPWKGALLPGSDADITVLAPEDSWVVTKDETGSAADYSIFSGMSLKGRIEQVYRRGSLLVDRGKYLPPASPGQFLPRRVMPGRTLKACSTGAF; encoded by the coding sequence ATGGGTGACTTTGTGCTCAAGGGAGGGACCGTGGTAACGGCAGGCTCCCTCTTTTCCGCCGACGTGGCCGTCAAGGGAGAGAAAGTGGCCGCCCTCGGCGACATTCCCGGCGAGGAGAATGTCCTTGACGTCAGGGGGAAGCTGGTGCTCCCGGGGGCGCTGGATGCCCATGTGCACTTTCACCTTCCCATCGGGGGAGGGACTTACTCGGCCGACGACTTCGCCACCGGCGGGAGATCGGCCGCCCTCGGCGGCGTCACGACCGTATTTGACTTCGTGCACGCAGGGCCGGGGGAGGAGCCTCTTGCCGCTCTGCAGGCAAGGATGGCTGAGGCGCGGGAATGTCCCGTGGACTACGGGCTCTTCTACTGCATCAGCGAGCACACCCCCTCCATGGAGACAGCAGTGCCTGAGCTGATTAGGACGGGCATCGCCTCATTCAAAATCTACACCACCTACCGCCCGGCCGGCATTTATCTCGATGACGGGGGATGTGCCCGCCTCTTGAGGCTGTGCGCGGAACACGGCGGGATGGCATCGATACATGCCGAGAATGACACCATGATAGAGGCCGCCATAGAGGAGGCTTCAGAAAATAATGAACTTTCCCCGCCCTGGCACGGAAAAACAAGGCCGCCTTTCACCGAGGGCGAGGCCATAAGAAGGATGGCTTACCTGGCGAAAAAGACCGGCGCCATTATTCATATCATGCATGTCTCCTCGGGTGAAGGGCTCGGTGAGGTCATCCGCGCGCAGCAGGAGGGCATTGCACTCACGGCAGAAACATGCCCCCACTACCTTCTCTTTGATGAATCGAAGCTTGAAGGCCCCGACGGCTGTCTTTATACCATGACACCGCCCCTCCGCACTCCCCGGGACCAGTCGCTCCTCTGGGAAGGGCTCGTCAATGACCACCTCCAGTTCGTGACGACTGATCACTGCCCTTTCACCAGGGCACAGAAGGAGTGCTCAAAGGACGATTTCAGGAAAATCCCCAAAGGAGTCGGTGGCGTAGGAACCCTTGTGCCGCTCATGTACTCGGAAGGCACCGCCATGGGAAGAATCAGCATTGTCAAAATGGTGGAGCTTCTCTCGGAGAACCCTGCAAGGCGCTACGGCCTATGGCCCTGGAAAGGCGCCCTTCTCCCCGGGTCCGACGCCGACATCACCGTCCTGGCACCGGAAGATTCCTGGGTGGTCACCAAAGATGAGACCGGGTCAGCCGCAGACTACTCCATCTTCTCGGGAATGAGCCTCAAGGGAAGAATTGAGCAGGTATACCGGAGGGGCAGCCTTCTCGTTGACAGGGGAAAGTACCTCCCGCCGGCGTCGCCGGGGCAGTTTCTCCCCAGGAGGGTCATGCCCGGCAGGACTCTCAAGGCTTGTTCCACGGGGGCTTTCTGA
- a CDS encoding CehA/McbA family metallohydrolase, translating to MNARHRMIPILMVVFMALLPGMAPAEPSWYKGAMHCHSNAWEGDSSPEEMVKWYRDHGYHFLVLTDHDRFTDVTQRKLNSSKDFLVIAGEEVGTMAEKKVIHMNAVNINRHVKPVKAKTVEEVLVKTVKAIRDAGGIPLLNHPSYKNHILPVEIAVIEGFFLIEIYNAMSSTGLENRIRWDMLLQMGKRVYGVASDDAHYHKKKKKDGWGNPGRAWVMVRAPELTTDALMRSLREGDFYCTTGVVLSELSARAEEYRIEITPEKDTEYTVTFCGAARRVLQKTKGAKASYHYRDDDIYVRAEVESSQGKMAFTQPVFLRKPPWNKP from the coding sequence ATGAATGCACGACACCGCATGATACCCATTCTGATGGTGGTCTTTATGGCCCTCCTCCCCGGCATGGCTCCTGCAGAGCCTTCCTGGTACAAGGGAGCCATGCACTGCCATAGCAACGCGTGGGAAGGCGACTCATCGCCGGAGGAGATGGTGAAATGGTACCGCGATCACGGGTATCATTTCCTGGTGCTTACCGATCATGACCGCTTCACCGATGTGACGCAGAGAAAGCTCAACAGCTCAAAAGACTTTCTGGTCATCGCCGGTGAAGAGGTGGGGACCATGGCGGAAAAAAAGGTCATCCATATGAACGCTGTCAATATAAACAGGCATGTAAAGCCCGTCAAGGCAAAGACTGTTGAAGAGGTGCTGGTGAAAACCGTGAAAGCCATCCGCGATGCCGGGGGGATCCCTCTGCTCAACCACCCTTCGTACAAGAACCATATTCTTCCCGTGGAGATAGCAGTCATTGAAGGCTTTTTTCTTATCGAGATTTACAACGCGATGTCCAGCACGGGCCTGGAGAACAGGATACGGTGGGACATGCTGCTTCAGATGGGAAAGAGAGTCTATGGCGTTGCTTCCGATGATGCCCATTACCATAAAAAGAAGAAGAAAGACGGCTGGGGAAATCCCGGCAGGGCCTGGGTGATGGTGAGGGCCCCTGAGCTCACCACTGACGCGCTCATGCGATCTCTCCGCGAGGGCGATTTTTACTGCACCACCGGTGTGGTCCTGTCGGAGCTCTCAGCCAGGGCAGAGGAGTATCGTATAGAGATCACGCCCGAGAAGGACACTGAATATACCGTGACCTTCTGCGGCGCGGCGCGCCGTGTGCTCCAGAAGACGAAGGGTGCAAAAGCTTCCTATCACTATCGCGATGACGATATCTACGTGAGGGCCGAGGTAGAATCTTCACAGGGGAAAATGGCCTTCACGCAGCCGGTGTTTCTCAGAAAGCCCCCGTGGAACAAGCCTTGA